Genomic DNA from Alphaproteobacteria bacterium PA2:
TGGAGAAGAACTTCAACGCCTATCCCCTGCTGCGGATGAAGTCGGCGCCGGCGGTCGAGGTGCACTGGAACATCACAGACAATCCGCCGACCGGCCTGGGTGAACCTGCCCTGCCGCCGGTCCTTCCGGCCCTGTGCAACGCCATCTTTGCCGCGACGGGAAAACGCCTGCGCAGTCTGCCGATCACCAAAGACGCGCTGAAGGTCTGATCCAGACAAAAGAAAACCCTCTCCCCGGGCAAGGGAGAGGGCTGGAGAGGCTTTCGGGGAGGTCGGGCTTCAGAGGCCCTTGGAGCTTTCTCTGAAGTCTAGAAGGCGAGGTTCAGCCTCAGACCGACGACGACGGCGTCCTTGATGGTCCGGTCGCCGGAGGGCCGCTGGATATACTGGATGTCAGGCTGGACCCGGACCCTGGAATTGATCTGGTCGGAATAGCTGAGTTCGAAGACGGTCTCCCCGGAAGACAGGGGCAGACCGGCATCGGCGCTGTTCTGGCGATAGCTCTTGGCCAGATGGGCCTGGGTGATGCCGATGGACAGGTTGGAGTCGGGCCGGCCCTTGACCACGGCGTCGATGGAGACGCCGGCCTGCACTGAGGACTTCAGCGCCTGGGTGTCGCCATCGCTGAGGCCGACCCGCAGGAAGGCGGTGGCGGCGCGGTCGCCTTCGGCCGGTTCATTGAGGGGTTGCTCGACCACGGCGTAGACGCCCTGGGCGCGACGCTTGACGGGATCGCCGGCGGCGTTGACCGCCCGCTGGTCCTCAATCTTCTTTGTATAGCCCCACAGACCTGCGGCCACCTTGCCGCGACCGGTCCAGCCGGCCTCAGCGATGATCAGTTCGCCGTCATCAAAGGAGGTCTCGACACCTTGGGGGTCGCCCCATGTCCCGACCCGGGCATTGACCACAGCGGCCAGGCCATAGGTGTTTTCGGAGGGCTTGATGGACAGGCGGGCGGTCAGGGCCGTCGACGGGAAGGCCGCCGCACCCTGAGGGCCGCTTCCGGCCAGTTCAGGCGCCATGCCGAAGGAAGGGTTCATCAGATAGCCCGAGGCGTCGGCTACGGCGAACTCGCCGCTGACGTCGGACCAGCCCAGGCGCAGGTTGGCCCGGTTTCCGGCGAAGCTCTGCTCGAAATAGGCCTGATAGAGGCGAAGGCGTTGGGCGCCGACCTC
This window encodes:
- a CDS encoding porin; translated protein: MFKFNKSQNTAFNTRLANISTFAIASAMLFTVPAAAAEEEAPSPTVAFTVDYTLDFVGAVSGGLAKKVRHLDNLDIAADINLDQGLGWKGGALHLEVSNTSGQTPSEDAGNLQGVDGNEVGAQRLRLYQAYFEQSFAGNRANLRLGWSDVSGEFAVADASGYLMNPSFGMAPELAGSGPQGAAAFPSTALTARLSIKPSENTYGLAAVVNARVGTWGDPQGVETSFDDGELIIAEAGWTGRGKVAAGLWGYTKKIEDQRAVNAAGDPVKRRAQGVYAVVEQPLNEPAEGDRAATAFLRVGLSDGDTQALKSSVQAGVSIDAVVKGRPDSNLSIGITQAHLAKSYRQNSADAGLPLSSGETVFELSYSDQINSRVRVQPDIQYIQRPSGDRTIKDAVVVGLRLNLAF